The following proteins are encoded in a genomic region of Anaerobaca lacustris:
- a CDS encoding sugar phosphate isomerase/epimerase family protein, whose product MAERMKTRRMFLGDVIRATGAAALSPALVRSAAAQSETLHVACNAYSWSVFYQRQGRNFDQSLDEGLAEVAASGLDGFEPSFADVAQVDRLAPLLRKHGLEMRSFYVNSLLHEADRADESIRQILAVAPRAREVGARIVVTNPNPLAWGGAQDKNDEQLKVQAAALNRLGVELKKLGLTLAYHNHDMELRQAAREFHHMMLGTDPANVTLCLDAHWVYRGAGNSQVALFDVVKLYGKRISELHLRQSQGGVWTEAFGPGDIDYRALAEMLRQASVRPHIVLEQAIETGSPNTMTPLGAFKESTKATRRLFTGTGAV is encoded by the coding sequence ATGGCAGAGCGGATGAAGACGCGGCGGATGTTCCTGGGGGACGTGATTCGGGCAACCGGGGCGGCGGCGCTGTCCCCGGCTCTGGTCCGGTCGGCGGCTGCACAGAGCGAGACATTACACGTGGCCTGCAACGCCTACTCCTGGTCGGTCTTCTATCAACGACAGGGGCGCAACTTCGACCAGTCGCTCGACGAGGGCCTGGCGGAGGTGGCCGCCAGCGGGCTCGACGGGTTCGAGCCGTCGTTTGCCGACGTCGCGCAGGTCGATCGTCTGGCGCCGCTGCTGAGGAAGCACGGGTTGGAGATGCGGTCGTTCTACGTCAACAGCCTGCTGCACGAGGCCGACCGGGCCGACGAGAGCATCCGACAGATTCTCGCCGTCGCTCCCAGAGCCAGAGAGGTCGGGGCCCGGATCGTCGTGACCAATCCCAATCCGCTCGCCTGGGGCGGCGCGCAGGACAAGAACGATGAGCAGCTCAAGGTTCAGGCCGCGGCACTGAACCGGCTCGGGGTCGAGTTGAAGAAGCTGGGGCTGACGTTGGCCTACCACAACCACGACATGGAGCTGCGGCAGGCCGCACGCGAGTTCCACCACATGATGCTCGGCACCGACCCGGCGAACGTGACGCTCTGCCTCGACGCCCATTGGGTCTATCGCGGCGCCGGCAACTCCCAGGTCGCCCTGTTCGACGTCGTCAAGCTCTACGGCAAGCGCATCAGCGAGCTGCACCTGCGCCAATCGCAGGGCGGCGTGTGGACCGAGGCCTTCGGCCCCGGCGACATCGACTACCGTGCGCTGGCCGAGATGCTGCGCCAGGCGTCCGTCCGCCCGCACATCGTCCTCGAACAGGCCATCGAGACCGGCTCGCCCAACACCATGACCCCGCTGGGGGCCTTCAAGGAGAGCACCAAAGCCACCCGCCGCCTCTTCACCGGCACCGGCGCCGTTTGA
- the guaB gene encoding IMP dehydrogenase: MNSKKIVAEGITFDDVLLIPAQSDFVPSQADTSTRLTRNVRINIPIVSAAMDTVTESALAIALAQEGGVGIIHKNLSIEAQRREVAKVKRSEHGVIGDPVTLSPGEPVRRAQELMQEQNVSGIPIVEGKRLVGILTRRDLKFLPDYDAKISTVMTKTNLVTGPADTKLEQAKEILQERKVEKLLLVNEKGELAGLITMRDIDRVQQYPRAARDHRGRLRVGAAVSVHDYDRVEALIAADVDILCVDTAHGHSQNVVETVRKIKSRHKIDVIAGNIATGDAARELIDAGADAVKVGIGPGAICTTRIISGVGVPQVTAIMDVAEVANELGVPVIADGGIKQSGDITKSIAAGASSVMIGSLFAGLKESPGQLVIYKGRQFKEYRGMGSLGAMVKGSAERYGQSSQTEVSKLVPEGVEGRVPYRGMLSEFVYQLVGGLRAGMGYCGTPNIEALMDKGRFVRVSSASVGESHPHDIQITKEAPNYSGHVPSDD; encoded by the coding sequence ATGAACAGCAAAAAGATCGTCGCCGAAGGGATTACATTCGATGATGTCCTGCTGATCCCGGCACAAAGCGATTTCGTGCCGAGCCAGGCCGACACGAGCACCCGTCTGACCCGGAACGTGCGGATCAATATCCCCATCGTCTCGGCGGCGATGGACACCGTCACCGAGTCGGCCCTCGCCATCGCGTTGGCCCAGGAAGGCGGCGTCGGGATTATCCACAAGAACCTCAGCATCGAGGCCCAGAGGCGCGAGGTCGCCAAGGTCAAGCGGTCCGAGCACGGCGTCATCGGCGATCCGGTCACGCTCTCGCCGGGCGAGCCGGTCCGCCGGGCCCAGGAGTTGATGCAGGAGCAGAACGTCTCCGGCATACCGATCGTCGAGGGCAAGAGGCTGGTCGGCATCCTGACGCGGCGGGACCTGAAGTTCCTGCCCGACTACGACGCCAAGATCAGCACCGTGATGACCAAAACCAACCTGGTGACCGGTCCGGCCGATACCAAGCTCGAACAGGCCAAGGAGATCCTCCAGGAGCGCAAGGTCGAGAAGCTGCTGCTGGTCAACGAGAAAGGCGAGTTGGCCGGACTGATCACCATGCGCGACATCGACCGCGTCCAGCAGTACCCCCGGGCCGCCCGCGACCATCGCGGCCGCCTCCGCGTCGGGGCCGCCGTCAGCGTCCACGATTACGACCGCGTCGAGGCCCTGATCGCCGCCGACGTCGATATCCTTTGCGTCGACACCGCGCACGGCCACTCGCAGAACGTCGTCGAGACCGTCAGGAAGATCAAGTCGCGCCATAAGATCGACGTGATCGCCGGCAACATCGCCACGGGCGACGCGGCGCGCGAGTTGATCGACGCGGGCGCCGACGCCGTCAAGGTCGGGATCGGGCCCGGCGCCATCTGCACCACCCGCATCATCTCAGGCGTGGGCGTGCCCCAGGTCACGGCCATCATGGACGTCGCCGAGGTCGCCAACGAGCTGGGCGTCCCGGTGATCGCCGACGGCGGCATCAAGCAGTCCGGCGACATCACCAAGAGCATCGCGGCCGGCGCATCGAGCGTGATGATCGGCTCGCTGTTCGCGGGCCTCAAGGAGAGCCCGGGGCAACTGGTGATCTACAAGGGCCGCCAGTTCAAGGAGTACCGCGGCATGGGCTCGCTCGGCGCGATGGTCAAAGGCTCGGCCGAGCGCTACGGCCAGAGCAGCCAGACCGAGGTCAGCAAGCTCGTGCCCGAAGGCGTCGAAGGGCGCGTACCCTATCGCGGCATGCTCAGCGAGTTCGTCTACCAGCTCGTCGGCGGACTGCGGGCCGGCATGGGCTACTGCGGCACGCCCAACATCGAGGCGCTGATGGACAAAGGCCGCTTCGTCCGCGTCAGTTCCGCCTCGGTCGGCGAATCTCACCCGCACGACATCCAGATCACCAAGGAAGCCCCCAACTACTCGGGCCACGTGCCCAGCGACGACTGA
- the guaA gene encoding glutamine-hydrolyzing GMP synthase, producing MTREMIAILDFGSQYGQLIARRVREHNVYSRICPAGTPASELAKMPLKGIILSGGPASVYAPGAPKCDEKIFDLDVPILGICYGMQLGCQILGAEITRAVSREYGRATLRMIDRSDLLANLPEETLVWASHGDQVTKLGRNFETLGETKTCPYAAVRHTKKQFYGVQFHPEVSHTPKGDIILKNFLYSICGCAGDWKMSDFVGETIDSVRRQVGDATVICGLSGGVDSSVVASLIHKAIGDQLVCILVDNGLLRRNERQTIVATFRDHFHIDLRVVDWSQQFLAALQGVTEPQQKRKIIGAEFIAAFKSEAAKIPNARFLAQGTLYPDVIESGSKDGNPAANIKLHHNVGGLPAELGFELVEPLRDLFKDEVRLVGEHLGLPEDMVWRHPFPGPGLGVRIVGEVTPERLEVLRAADEILIDEIKAAGLYRQISQALAVLVPVSTVGVMGDERSYESVIALRAVETTDFMTADFSHIPYDVLGLISTRIINEVRGVNRVVYDVSSKPPATIEWE from the coding sequence ATGACACGCGAAATGATCGCCATCCTGGATTTCGGCAGCCAGTACGGCCAACTGATCGCCCGCCGCGTACGCGAGCACAACGTCTACTCCCGCATCTGCCCTGCCGGCACACCGGCCAGCGAACTGGCGAAAATGCCGCTCAAGGGCATCATCCTCTCCGGCGGGCCCGCCAGCGTCTACGCGCCCGGCGCACCGAAATGCGACGAGAAGATCTTCGACCTCGACGTCCCGATTCTGGGCATCTGCTACGGCATGCAGCTCGGCTGCCAGATCCTCGGCGCCGAGATCACCCGCGCCGTCAGTCGCGAGTACGGCCGGGCCACCCTGAGGATGATCGACCGCAGCGACCTGCTCGCCAACCTGCCCGAGGAAACGCTCGTCTGGGCCAGTCACGGCGATCAGGTCACGAAACTGGGCCGCAACTTCGAAACGCTGGGCGAAACGAAGACCTGCCCCTACGCCGCCGTGCGACACACCAAGAAGCAGTTCTACGGCGTCCAGTTCCACCCGGAGGTCAGCCACACGCCCAAGGGCGACATCATCCTCAAGAACTTCCTCTACAGCATCTGCGGCTGCGCCGGCGACTGGAAGATGAGCGACTTCGTCGGCGAGACCATCGACAGCGTCCGCCGGCAGGTCGGCGACGCGACCGTCATCTGCGGCCTCAGCGGCGGCGTCGATTCCTCCGTCGTCGCCTCGCTCATCCACAAAGCCATCGGCGACCAGCTCGTCTGCATCCTCGTCGACAACGGCCTGCTGCGAAGAAACGAACGCCAGACCATCGTCGCCACCTTCCGCGACCATTTCCACATCGACCTGCGCGTCGTCGACTGGTCGCAGCAGTTTCTCGCCGCGCTGCAAGGCGTGACCGAGCCGCAGCAGAAACGCAAGATCATCGGCGCCGAGTTCATCGCCGCCTTCAAATCGGAGGCCGCCAAAATCCCCAACGCCCGGTTCCTCGCCCAGGGCACGCTGTATCCCGACGTGATCGAGTCGGGCTCCAAGGACGGCAACCCCGCCGCCAATATCAAGCTGCATCACAACGTCGGTGGTCTGCCCGCCGAGTTGGGCTTCGAACTGGTCGAGCCGCTGCGCGACCTGTTCAAGGACGAGGTCCGCCTGGTGGGCGAGCACCTGGGCCTGCCCGAAGACATGGTCTGGCGTCACCCGTTCCCCGGCCCCGGCCTGGGCGTGCGCATCGTCGGCGAGGTCACGCCGGAGCGGCTCGAAGTGCTCCGCGCCGCCGACGAGATCCTCATCGACGAGATCAAGGCCGCCGGACTCTATCGCCAGATCTCCCAGGCCCTGGCCGTGCTGGTCCCGGTCTCCACTGTCGGCGTGATGGGCGACGAGCGCAGCTACGAAAGCGTGATCGCCCTGCGCGCCGTCGAGACGACCGACTTCATGACCGCCGACTTCTCGCACATCCCCTACGACGTCCTCGGCCTGATCTCCACCCGCATTATCAACGAGGTGCGCGGTGTCAACCGCGTCGTCTACGACGTCTCCAGCAAGCCCCCCGCCACCATCGAGTGGGAATGA
- the queD gene encoding 6-carboxytetrahydropterin synthase QueD, with protein MADNDIKEVLASGQNDNKGMRCARQTFRDSLVTADEHMSGKSHFEVQVQLTFSAAHHLRGYPGNCEKPHGHNWTVDIAVECEKLNEIGIGIDFRDVKAAARKVVEQFDHCDLNTLEPFRSQNPTSENVAKYLYRELAGVLNNESVRVANVRVSEGAGCSVLYWED; from the coding sequence TTGGCCGATAATGATATAAAGGAAGTCTTGGCCTCGGGCCAGAACGACAACAAGGGGATGCGATGTGCGCGCCAGACGTTTCGCGATAGTTTGGTTACGGCAGATGAACACATGAGCGGAAAGAGCCATTTCGAGGTACAGGTGCAGCTTACCTTCTCGGCGGCACATCATCTGCGAGGCTATCCCGGCAACTGCGAAAAACCTCACGGGCATAATTGGACTGTGGATATCGCGGTTGAATGCGAAAAGCTGAATGAGATCGGTATCGGCATCGATTTTCGCGATGTGAAGGCAGCGGCGCGGAAGGTGGTGGAGCAGTTCGACCACTGCGATTTGAACACGTTGGAGCCTTTTAGAAGCCAGAATCCGACCTCTGAGAACGTGGCGAAGTATCTGTATCGTGAGTTGGCAGGCGTGCTAAACAACGAGAGCGTCCGTGTGGCAAACGTGCGTGTCAGTGAAGGGGCCGGTTGCAGCGTACTCTACTGGGAGGACTAA
- the dpdA gene encoding tRNA-guanine transglycosylase DpdA: MWREKTRGHLLILACSQTKNADRSQSPAIHLYDGVNYRVLRKLFLEKGWPPGLQIKILSAKYGLINPTRLIEPYDLRFDPLSAKGKNSATLRQLREFAKTNTPASVFINLGADYRPAIEGIEKVFAHSKIIYADGPIGMKMKRMKEWLKGLRYGTAAIKGVPRTRRSYLYFFPDWDDFIYEPFSADDGRSPEGTKTYAHEACGKRIPFDGILLSLAHLLVGKGALHRFTNTNGQRVLLRRRLRIPPNILLFGDCGAFSYAGDAEPPFTPWRAAQLYHKFGFDIGASVDHIPLPEIVGRQTDGSVVKRPLSANAQRKRMLLTRDNAEEFLAVCKQQNYSFVPLGVIQGLSTRSYVKRLHEYIDMGYGHVALGGLVPQSDDAILKTVCAVRQAIQARTSGVRNNIWVHLFGVLRPKLQPLFKELGVSSFDSASYFRKAWLRSNQNYIAPDGRSWYGTIRVPISASKAMKQAADSEGLSAEELGNMETECLDAIENCNSDPSEDTRVVEAINRYGPLLQRKGEENHFAEKHAALLEDRPWEKCSCPFCQSAGIQVVVFRGAARNKRRGLHNTWVFYHKVLHGSAVPSSASESE, encoded by the coding sequence ATGTGGAGGGAGAAGACGCGGGGCCACCTTCTGATCCTTGCGTGCTCACAGACCAAGAATGCCGACCGTTCTCAATCACCGGCCATACACCTCTATGATGGTGTGAATTATCGCGTGCTCAGGAAGTTGTTCCTGGAGAAAGGATGGCCGCCCGGGCTTCAGATCAAGATCCTCTCAGCCAAATATGGGCTGATTAACCCCACCCGACTTATCGAGCCCTATGATCTTCGCTTCGACCCGCTTTCGGCCAAGGGGAAGAATTCGGCCACGCTCAGGCAATTGCGGGAATTCGCGAAGACCAACACACCAGCATCCGTCTTCATCAATCTTGGAGCTGACTACCGACCCGCCATTGAAGGCATCGAAAAGGTGTTCGCACACTCCAAGATCATCTATGCCGATGGACCGATAGGCATGAAGATGAAGAGGATGAAAGAATGGCTTAAGGGCCTGCGTTATGGCACCGCCGCCATCAAGGGAGTACCCAGAACGCGTCGGTCCTATCTATACTTCTTTCCGGACTGGGACGATTTCATCTATGAACCCTTCAGTGCTGACGACGGGCGATCCCCGGAAGGCACGAAGACGTACGCACATGAAGCATGCGGAAAACGAATTCCGTTCGATGGAATTCTCCTGAGCTTAGCTCACTTGCTTGTGGGCAAGGGGGCCCTCCACAGATTCACGAATACGAACGGACAGCGTGTGTTGCTGCGCAGACGCCTTCGCATTCCGCCGAACATACTTCTCTTTGGCGACTGTGGGGCATTCTCGTACGCCGGCGATGCAGAACCGCCATTCACACCGTGGCGCGCTGCTCAGTTATACCACAAGTTTGGTTTCGATATCGGGGCTTCGGTCGATCACATCCCACTTCCAGAGATTGTCGGCCGACAAACCGACGGCAGTGTCGTCAAGAGACCGCTTTCTGCCAACGCGCAGCGTAAGCGCATGCTCCTTACGCGTGACAACGCCGAGGAGTTCCTCGCGGTCTGTAAGCAACAGAATTACTCTTTCGTACCTCTTGGTGTCATTCAAGGGTTGTCTACGCGGTCCTATGTCAAGCGTCTCCACGAGTACATCGATATGGGCTACGGACATGTCGCCCTCGGAGGGCTCGTGCCTCAAAGCGATGACGCCATCCTCAAGACTGTCTGCGCTGTGAGACAGGCGATTCAGGCGCGAACCTCTGGCGTAAGGAATAACATCTGGGTGCATCTGTTCGGTGTACTTCGTCCGAAGTTACAGCCACTTTTCAAGGAACTGGGTGTATCGAGTTTCGACAGCGCCTCCTACTTCCGCAAGGCTTGGCTGCGCTCCAATCAGAATTACATAGCCCCGGATGGGCGCAGTTGGTATGGCACGATCCGTGTGCCGATCAGTGCGTCAAAGGCCATGAAGCAGGCGGCAGATTCCGAAGGACTGTCCGCTGAGGAACTGGGCAACATGGAGACCGAGTGCCTCGACGCTATCGAGAACTGCAATAGCGATCCTTCAGAAGACACCAGGGTCGTTGAGGCGATCAACCGCTATGGACCGCTGCTTCAACGAAAGGGCGAGGAAAACCACTTCGCTGAGAAACATGCGGCGCTATTGGAGGACAGACCATGGGAGAAATGCTCCTGCCCGTTCTGCCAAAGCGCTGGCATACAGGTGGTTGTCTTTCGGGGTGCTGCAAGAAACAAGCGGCGGGGACTGCATAATACGTGGGTCTTCTACCACAAGGTGCTACATGGAAGTGCCGTCCCATCTTCGGCCTCGGAGAGCGAGTAG
- a CDS encoding UvrD-helicase domain-containing protein, producing MIALDDFIWTVRSAVPRFQQHPPNRRQEVCVLAPPDTPLMIVAGPGSGKTTVLVLRALRLVFVDGLMPEHVVITTFTRKAADEIRSRLIEWGLGLVEYLRGTPPSPMPNGFLRWLDTIDINRFITGTLDSICEDALTTLRDPGDAPPVLVEGFVGNALLAREGMFPAGSYDRTAQAISQELAAYLAPFTRDGQGPANFGEAISVCRTVVDRLIQDRVDIAAFARGVPCTQGRQIVVDSLRTYRAYMAQTNRMDFAGLEEVFFDRLRQRRLQRFTSTIRAVLVDEYQDTNPLQEAIYFELLRETQASFTVVGDDDQSLYRFRGATVELFCHLPTRLSTAVPQIPRVKTEHLVDNYRSTPEIVTFFNDYITYDPAFLQARVQPPKPRIMAQVRSNHLPILGLFRQDAQTLAADLATFLYDVFRANGRTLATMAQPVQIVRNPHEGDIGDAVLLAHTVSEFGSRFGDNPPRERLPLLLRRELSARGISVFNPRGRALRDIPEVQVLLGLLLLCIDPPKEAAPEGAQQTSARLRRDARHYLSVWRHSALDFISTDPAPNTPRTLEGFVAGWQERVNQTSADADWPDEWPILELCYKLVTWLPFFQDDPEGQVYLEALSRCIAQAATFSSYRSKILHGQGVHDEKSVLRAILDIMVPLAENSIEVDEEIMPHVPRDRLPIMTIHQAKGLEFPLVIVDVSSDYMVNHPKQRFRRYPEAAGSVQLLENDLGPYSSIGGLRTARADLARTSDDLIRLYYVAYSRPQSLLILVGIDRCLRYASTIRHVATAWRADGTWAWQNPVTGSRPVMVNNCPLELV from the coding sequence ATGATTGCACTAGACGACTTCATTTGGACGGTACGTTCCGCTGTTCCACGGTTCCAACAGCATCCGCCGAATCGTAGGCAGGAAGTGTGTGTCCTTGCCCCGCCAGATACACCACTGATGATTGTTGCAGGGCCCGGCAGCGGCAAGACGACCGTTCTCGTATTACGGGCCCTACGACTCGTCTTCGTTGACGGGCTAATGCCCGAACACGTGGTCATAACTACGTTCACGAGAAAGGCGGCGGACGAGATCCGCTCTCGTTTGATCGAATGGGGATTGGGCCTTGTCGAATACCTGCGCGGTACGCCACCTTCTCCAATGCCGAACGGATTTCTCAGGTGGCTGGATACCATTGATATTAACAGATTCATCACAGGCACTCTCGATAGCATCTGTGAGGATGCCCTCACCACACTGCGCGATCCTGGTGATGCTCCACCTGTTCTTGTGGAGGGCTTCGTCGGTAATGCTTTGCTTGCGCGAGAGGGGATGTTTCCAGCGGGCTCCTACGATCGAACTGCTCAAGCTATCAGTCAGGAATTGGCGGCATATCTTGCACCGTTCACTAGGGATGGGCAGGGTCCAGCTAACTTCGGAGAGGCAATCTCAGTCTGTCGGACCGTGGTCGACAGACTGATTCAGGATCGTGTTGACATAGCGGCATTCGCCCGCGGTGTTCCTTGCACTCAAGGCAGGCAGATCGTCGTCGATAGCCTGCGTACGTATCGTGCCTACATGGCTCAAACGAACCGGATGGACTTCGCTGGTCTTGAGGAAGTCTTCTTTGACCGCCTCAGGCAACGACGCCTCCAGAGATTCACGTCGACGATTCGCGCTGTGCTCGTTGACGAGTATCAAGATACAAACCCCCTCCAGGAGGCTATCTACTTTGAACTTCTGCGCGAAACACAAGCGTCCTTCACGGTGGTGGGGGACGATGACCAGTCCCTCTATCGCTTCCGTGGGGCAACCGTTGAGTTGTTTTGCCATCTCCCCACTCGGCTATCGACCGCCGTGCCGCAGATACCCCGCGTGAAGACCGAGCACCTCGTCGACAATTACCGCTCCACGCCCGAGATTGTCACGTTCTTCAACGACTACATCACATATGATCCAGCTTTCTTGCAGGCCCGCGTCCAGCCCCCTAAGCCAAGAATCATGGCGCAGGTTCGGTCAAACCACCTTCCGATTCTTGGGCTATTCCGGCAAGACGCTCAAACGTTGGCAGCCGACTTGGCGACCTTCCTCTACGATGTCTTCCGCGCGAACGGACGGACGCTCGCTACAATGGCACAACCAGTCCAGATTGTGCGAAACCCTCACGAGGGCGATATTGGGGACGCTGTTCTACTGGCACATACTGTGAGCGAGTTTGGGTCGCGCTTTGGCGACAATCCTCCCAGAGAACGGTTGCCTCTACTCCTGCGTCGGGAACTCTCAGCTCGAGGGATTTCAGTCTTCAACCCGAGGGGCCGCGCTCTCCGGGATATCCCTGAGGTCCAGGTTTTACTTGGCCTTCTCTTGCTGTGCATTGATCCCCCCAAGGAAGCGGCTCCTGAGGGGGCTCAACAAACCAGCGCACGCCTTCGCAGAGACGCACGTCACTACCTGAGCGTATGGCGTCACAGCGCGCTCGACTTCATTTCCACGGATCCCGCTCCGAACACGCCTCGTACGCTTGAGGGTTTCGTTGCCGGTTGGCAGGAGCGGGTGAATCAGACATCGGCGGATGCCGATTGGCCCGACGAATGGCCTATTCTTGAGTTGTGCTATAAGCTAGTAACCTGGCTGCCCTTTTTCCAGGACGACCCAGAAGGCCAAGTCTATCTCGAAGCTCTCTCTCGCTGCATTGCGCAAGCAGCTACCTTTTCGTCCTATCGTTCAAAAATCCTTCATGGACAGGGTGTACATGACGAGAAGAGTGTCCTGCGTGCGATATTGGACATAATGGTGCCCTTAGCCGAGAATTCCATCGAGGTCGACGAGGAGATTATGCCCCATGTCCCACGTGACCGCCTGCCGATAATGACCATCCATCAAGCCAAAGGGCTTGAGTTCCCGTTGGTGATTGTGGATGTGTCCTCTGACTACATGGTCAACCATCCGAAGCAGAGATTTCGTCGCTATCCCGAAGCCGCTGGTTCAGTTCAGTTGCTTGAGAATGACCTAGGGCCATATTCCAGTATTGGTGGCCTGCGAACTGCACGGGCAGACCTGGCGCGCACTTCTGACGACCTAATCCGACTCTACTACGTGGCCTATAGCCGTCCGCAATCCCTGCTTATCCTTGTCGGGATCGACCGTTGTCTGCGGTACGCCAGCACGATTCGCCACGTCGCGACGGCGTGGCGTGCTGATGGGACATGGGCGTGGCAGAACCCTGTAACCGGCTCTCGTCCCGTAATGGTGAACAACTGCCCGCTGGAGCTTGTGTAA
- a CDS encoding PD-(D/E)XK nuclease family protein, with protein MQGKISRSKDVRASAYRRVKAAVNEIAPDLFPLVASAEERVIGTRTLVSPNNADLRNLRTNRYELHGVIDVLTDVQLNSVPPENVFHRAIAAGCPALPEHFEVVVDYKGSRRPAMNHVYWNQAAWQVQTYAWLRTRQPDSLPVVAGVLIYVNELAPIGDDLQELQHEIRDGITDVVPENGTADGYALSLWQHSRAVPDLSPSFRIGRAIRVVAVTPETQANATANFDRVVLDIEKCVAQEANAGTIRGHWDAGGDASTCIACDFRHFCPSPAPRQGNGLRQITAPPAP; from the coding sequence GTGCAGGGGAAGATCTCGCGGAGTAAGGATGTCCGCGCCTCGGCGTATCGCCGTGTTAAAGCAGCGGTGAATGAGATCGCACCTGACCTTTTTCCCCTTGTCGCATCCGCTGAAGAACGCGTAATCGGAACTCGAACGCTCGTCTCTCCAAACAATGCCGACCTCAGAAACCTCAGGACAAACCGATATGAACTGCATGGCGTTATAGATGTTCTTACTGACGTTCAACTCAATAGCGTTCCACCGGAGAACGTGTTTCATCGAGCCATCGCAGCGGGATGTCCCGCCTTGCCAGAACACTTTGAGGTGGTCGTGGACTACAAAGGTTCTCGCCGGCCTGCGATGAACCACGTGTACTGGAATCAAGCGGCCTGGCAAGTGCAGACCTATGCGTGGCTTCGAACGAGGCAACCTGATTCCCTTCCCGTAGTCGCGGGCGTGTTGATCTATGTCAACGAACTCGCTCCGATTGGAGATGACCTGCAGGAGCTACAACATGAGATTCGCGATGGGATTACAGACGTTGTCCCCGAGAACGGTACCGCAGATGGGTACGCGCTGAGCTTGTGGCAACATAGTCGCGCCGTGCCAGACCTCTCGCCCTCGTTCCGCATCGGTCGTGCCATCCGTGTAGTCGCAGTAACGCCGGAGACCCAGGCAAATGCTACCGCTAATTTTGACCGGGTCGTCCTGGACATCGAGAAGTGCGTTGCGCAAGAAGCGAACGCTGGCACGATCCGGGGGCATTGGGATGCCGGCGGTGATGCGAGTACCTGCATAGCGTGCGACTTTCGCCATTTCTGCCCAAGCCCCGCGCCTCGTCAAGGAAATGGCCTGCGCCAGATCACAGCGCCACCAGCCCCATAA
- a CDS encoding CehA/McbA family metallohydrolase gives MDGDAMKKLIAPIPLVSLVLFVPLLACVAVAGDEALLVRTAPAFPDVLVGPQRYAVLRGDFHIHTPYSDGKLTPAERVREAWAYGYDVIAITDHRNFEAYAEALPVAKEFGLILIRGMETGLHEMEHLVALGFAADYVPRDPHSWADAEGGPRVYYREQWRRLTDAGGLVLYAHPHVGFNGAGAWAAETGEPLDPPLRHRLREPIRWALAEGLLHGIEVRNHATDRGWGVVRDRGTLWYPMALDWADEYGLTVFANTDVHQARADDGNAHEPQSATLLLVRERSPEGVMEALRAGRTVAHFAGLLCGRRDMVGPLVRALTQVDFRRGPDGAGRVRIENRGPVALTAEFRGLDLEPVTIDAHQTALVALAAAPNELSIVWTNALVRSTESLVTVHRPTP, from the coding sequence TTGGATGGAGACGCCATGAAGAAGCTCATCGCGCCAATCCCGCTCGTGTCTCTCGTCTTGTTTGTGCCCTTGCTTGCCTGCGTCGCCGTTGCGGGCGACGAGGCGCTTCTGGTGCGTACGGCGCCGGCGTTTCCCGATGTTCTCGTCGGGCCGCAGCGCTATGCGGTGCTGCGCGGGGACTTTCACATCCACACGCCCTACTCCGACGGCAAGCTGACGCCGGCCGAGCGCGTGCGCGAGGCGTGGGCGTACGGCTACGACGTCATCGCCATCACCGACCATCGCAACTTCGAGGCCTACGCCGAGGCGCTGCCGGTCGCGAAGGAGTTCGGCCTGATCCTGATTCGCGGCATGGAGACGGGCCTGCATGAGATGGAGCATCTGGTCGCGCTCGGTTTCGCCGCCGACTACGTGCCGCGCGACCCGCATTCCTGGGCCGACGCCGAGGGCGGCCCCCGCGTCTACTACCGCGAGCAATGGCGACGGCTCACCGACGCCGGCGGCCTCGTCCTGTACGCCCATCCCCACGTCGGGTTCAACGGCGCCGGCGCCTGGGCGGCCGAGACCGGCGAGCCGCTCGATCCGCCGCTGCGGCACCGCCTGCGCGAGCCGATCCGATGGGCCCTCGCCGAGGGTCTGCTGCACGGCATCGAGGTGCGCAACCACGCGACCGATCGCGGGTGGGGCGTCGTCAGGGACCGCGGCACGCTGTGGTATCCGATGGCCCTGGACTGGGCGGACGAATACGGGCTGACCGTGTTCGCCAATACCGACGTCCACCAGGCCCGCGCGGACGACGGCAACGCCCACGAGCCACAGTCGGCGACCCTGCTTCTCGTGCGGGAGCGTTCGCCCGAGGGCGTGATGGAGGCGCTGCGGGCCGGGCGCACGGTGGCCCACTTCGCCGGCCTGCTGTGCGGGCGCAGGGACATGGTCGGGCCGCTCGTGCGGGCGCTGACACAGGTCGATTTTAGACGCGGTCCCGACGGCGCCGGCCGGGTCCGGATCGAGAATCGCGGTCCGGTGGCGCTGACGGCCGAGTTCCGGGGGCTGGACCTCGAACCCGTGACGATCGACGCGCATCAGACGGCGCTCGTGGCGCTTGCCGCCGCACCGAACGAGCTTTCGATCGTCTGGACGAACGCGCTCGTCCGCTCCACGGAATCCCTCGTCACCGTCCATCGCCCCACACCATAA